TGCACCTGCAACCCGCGGACGACGGGCCGCGGTTGGAGGCCGCGTGCGCGCTGCGGGCGGCGCCGGAGGTCCGGGACGTGGTCGGCGTGGAGTTCGACCCGGAGGAAATTGTGGTGCTGGGCTGACGTAGGCGGACCTACAGTGCGGAGCATGACACTGCTCGCACATGACCGCTACTGCGATGAAATCGCCCACCAGGTCGGCCTGTTGAGGGCGGTGGTGACCTCCGGGGCCGATCTTTCCGTGACGGTTCCGACCTGCCCCGACTGGTCGCTGGAGCGGTTGGTGCGACATACCGGGGGTGCCCTGCGCTGGGTGGAGCTGATGGTCCGCACCCGGGCCGAGAAGGAGGTCCCCGAGGACCAGGTGCCGTCGGGGGACGGCCCCGAGGACGCCGGTGAGCTCGACGCCTGGCTCGCCGAGACCGGTGACCTGCTCGTCGCCGCTCTGCGGGAGGCCGGCCCGGACACCGCGGTGTGGTCCTGGGCCGGTATCCCCACCTCGGGCTTCTGGGCACGCCGGATGGCCCACGAACTCACGATCCACCGCGCCGACGCCGCACTCGCCGCCGGGCAGCCGTACGAGGTCGCCCCGGACATCGCCGCCGACGCGATCGACGAGTGGCTCCAGATCGTCGAGTTCGCCCAGCGCACCATTCCGGACGACGAGTCGAGGGAACTGCGCGGCGCGGGGCGCAGCATCCATCTGCACGCCACCGACGGCACCGCGGAACTCGATGCGGAGTGGGTGATCGAGTTCACCGACGACCTCATCGTCTGGCGGCGCGGGCACGAGAAGGCGACCGTCGCGCTGCGGGGGCCGCTGACCGCCGTACTGCTCGCCTTCTACCGTCGACTGCCCTTGGACAGCCCGGAGTTGGAGGTGCTGGGGGAGCGGGAGCTGCTGGAGTTCTG
This is a stretch of genomic DNA from Streptomyces sp. NBC_00285. It encodes these proteins:
- a CDS encoding maleylpyruvate isomerase family mycothiol-dependent enzyme, whose protein sequence is MTLLAHDRYCDEIAHQVGLLRAVVTSGADLSVTVPTCPDWSLERLVRHTGGALRWVELMVRTRAEKEVPEDQVPSGDGPEDAGELDAWLAETGDLLVAALREAGPDTAVWSWAGIPTSGFWARRMAHELTIHRADAALAAGQPYEVAPDIAADAIDEWLQIVEFAQRTIPDDESRELRGAGRSIHLHATDGTAELDAEWVIEFTDDLIVWRRGHEKATVALRGPLTAVLLAFYRRLPLDSPELEVLGERELLEFWLERASFG